In a genomic window of Spirochaetota bacterium:
- a CDS encoding radical SAM protein: MPPLGLSYISEILSINNIEHTIKDFNIFFYKKVDKNLQKKWTFYDFNSSKYFLKFYLKEYEETIIDKIIYELQEFDIIGFSLFSTNRYISIKVINRIKELFEEKIIIGGGPDITLNFEKYKDLIDIPFFGDSIDNFDIFCKILIKEYSNRSDNKFLSGNIKKNDIVYFFRNIINENKFNNILIDNIIPKFDRFDLNTYLRKNCLPIVFNLGCIGKCKFCTEKYLFKVKTTSPESLIERILFYYFSYNKNWITFYDSMINISPCKLKEFLINFYNIQKGKKISFFWDAQFGIKPDVDKETINLFNKTGCINLFIGLESGSDRVLKKMKKLFNSSDAIEVFKRLNFYKIFFEISLIIGFPGETEQDFELTLKFLKENKKLIPKIAQINPFILYESLEGDFDKEEIIPDEVITERYKKLIDFIKKENFNFTEEYLGNLILK, encoded by the coding sequence TTGCCTCCTTTAGGTTTATCATATATATCAGAAATCTTAAGCATAAATAATATTGAGCATACAATTAAAGATTTCAATATTTTTTTTTATAAGAAAGTTGATAAAAATTTACAAAAAAAGTGGACTTTTTATGATTTTAATTCTTCAAAATATTTTCTTAAATTTTATTTAAAAGAATATGAAGAAACAATTATTGATAAAATTATCTATGAATTGCAGGAGTTTGATATTATCGGTTTTTCTCTTTTTTCTACAAATAGATATATTTCTATTAAGGTAATAAATAGAATTAAAGAATTATTTGAGGAAAAAATAATAATTGGTGGTGGCCCAGATATTACTTTAAATTTTGAAAAATATAAAGATTTAATTGATATTCCTTTTTTTGGGGATTCTATCGATAATTTTGATATATTTTGTAAAATATTAATAAAAGAGTATTCAAATAGATCGGATAATAAATTTTTAAGTGGTAATATTAAAAAAAATGATATAGTATATTTTTTTAGAAATATTATTAATGAAAATAAGTTTAATAACATCTTAATAGATAATATTATTCCTAAATTTGATAGATTTGATTTAAATACTTATTTAAGAAAAAATTGTTTACCAATAGTTTTTAATTTAGGTTGTATAGGAAAATGTAAATTTTGTACTGAGAAATATTTATTTAAAGTTAAAACTACTAGTCCAGAAAGTTTAATAGAAAGAATATTATTCTATTATTTTTCTTATAATAAAAATTGGATAACTTTTTATGATTCTATGATTAATATTTCTCCATGTAAATTAAAAGAATTTTTAATTAATTTTTATAATATTCAAAAAGGTAAAAAAATTTCTTTTTTTTGGGATGCTCAATTTGGCATTAAACCAGATGTTGACAAAGAAACTATTAATTTATTTAATAAAACAGGTTGTATAAATTTGTTTATAGGTCTTGAGTCAGGTTCAGATAGAGTTTTAAAAAAGATGAAAAAATTATTTAATTCAAGTGATGCTATAGAAGTATTTAAGAGGTTAAATTTCTATAAAATTTTTTTTGAGATCTCTTTAATAATTGGGTTTCCAGGAGAGACTGAACAAGATTTTGAGTTAACATTAAAATTTTTAAAAGAAAACAAGAAATTAATACCTAAAATAGCACAAATTAATCCATTTATTTTATATGAAAGTTTAGAAGGAGATTTTGATAAAGAAGAAATAATTCCTGATGAAGTAATTACTGAAAGATATAAGAAATTAATAGATTTTATAAAAAAAGAGAATTTTAACTTTACTGAAGAATATTTAGGAAATTTAATTTTAAAGTAG
- a CDS encoding MoxR family ATPase — MVERVEKRIFELIEKILKETEKFIIGQKDIVKKILISILADGHVLIEGLPGLAKTYIIKNFAKLLNCEFKRIQFTPDLLPADIIGTMIFDPREMKFEPFFGPIFNNIILADEINRAPGKVQSALLQAMAEYEVNLGGKNFKLEKPFYVLATQNPIEHEGTYNLPEAQLDRFMFKLIINYPSFEEELKIIELNEKPDFTENIKPILDKNEIISLIRAKDNVYIDDRLKHYITEIVFSSRYPKDYKISHISNFIEYGASPRASIYLVKCAKTTALINGRDYVLPEDIKYIAYDILRHRIILSYEALSQNITTDYIITEILENRIIP, encoded by the coding sequence ATGGTGGAAAGGGTAGAAAAAAGAATTTTTGAGCTTATTGAAAAAATTTTAAAAGAAACAGAAAAATTTATCATCGGACAAAAGGATATTGTAAAAAAAATTTTGATTTCAATTTTAGCTGATGGACATGTTTTAATTGAAGGGTTGCCAGGTTTAGCTAAAACTTATATTATTAAGAATTTTGCAAAATTATTAAACTGTGAATTTAAAAGAATCCAGTTTACTCCAGATTTACTTCCTGCTGATATTATTGGGACCATGATATTTGATCCAAGAGAAATGAAATTTGAGCCATTTTTTGGACCTATTTTTAATAATATAATATTGGCTGATGAAATAAATAGGGCACCTGGAAAAGTACAATCTGCTCTATTACAGGCTATGGCAGAATATGAGGTAAACCTTGGAGGTAAAAATTTTAAATTAGAAAAACCATTTTATGTTTTAGCTACTCAAAATCCAATAGAGCATGAAGGGACTTATAATCTACCTGAAGCACAACTGGATAGATTTATGTTTAAATTAATCATTAATTATCCTAGTTTTGAAGAGGAACTTAAAATTATAGAATTGAATGAAAAACCAGATTTTACAGAAAACATAAAGCCAATTTTAGATAAAAACGAGATTATATCCCTTATTAGAGCTAAAGATAATGTTTATATTGATGATAGATTAAAGCATTATATAACAGAGATTGTTTTTTCATCAAGATATCCTAAGGATTATAAGATATCTCATATTTCCAATTTTATAGAATATGGAGCTTCACCTAGAGCTTCTATTTATTTAGTTAAATGTGCGAAAACAACAGCTTTAATAAATGGTAGGGACTATGTATTACCTGAAGATATAAAATATATTGCATATGATATTTTAAGGCATAGAATAATATTAAGTTATGAAGCCCTTTCACAGAATATAACTACAGACTACATAATAACTGAGATTTTAGAAAATAGAATTATTCCATAA
- a CDS encoding C40 family peptidase codes for MKNKIIIFLFFLLFFEACSGIYNYNREVYNKSEGDSSTSVPERELVIRKTVVENALKAENIKEFRINGKKFNYDCSGFVFYVYEISGINLRNYINFSILNNGVYILYNIGINHFKLNKEIGLPGDIIIFDNTYDRNKNNKWDDEYTHAAILIDYNSKNQIYTFAHIGSSKWKLDYMSLLKKNVYKEENIIYNSYLRRYDSLKEQIYYLAGNLFNVFINIISYYKF; via the coding sequence TTGAAAAATAAAATTATTATTTTTTTATTTTTTCTATTATTTTTTGAAGCATGTTCTGGAATATATAATTATAATAGGGAAGTTTATAATAAAAGTGAGGGGGATTCATCCACTAGTGTACCAGAAAGAGAATTGGTTATAAGAAAAACAGTAGTTGAAAATGCTTTGAAAGCAGAAAATATAAAGGAATTTAGAATTAATGGCAAAAAATTTAATTATGATTGTTCAGGATTTGTTTTTTATGTATATGAAATTTCTGGAATTAATCTTCGAAACTATATAAACTTTTCTATATTAAATAATGGAGTATATATATTATATAATATTGGGATAAATCATTTTAAATTAAATAAAGAGATTGGTTTACCGGGAGATATTATTATTTTTGATAATACCTATGATAGAAATAAAAACAATAAATGGGATGATGAATATACACATGCTGCTATTTTAATAGATTACAATTCCAAAAATCAAATATATACTTTTGCTCATATTGGTTCATCAAAATGGAAATTAGATTATATGAGTCTATTAAAAAAAAATGTTTATAAAGAAGAAAATATAATCTATAACTCATATTTAAGAAGATATGATAGTTTAAAAGAACAAATATATTATCTTGCTGGAAATTTATTTAATGTTTTTATAAATATAATAAGTTATTATAAATTTTAA
- a CDS encoding VWA domain-containing protein: protein MDKKLIYIFIFFINNIMILLILLRQKQLREKYFNEFNFYFYNKYKLFLFRVFILFIMNFFFLLLMLDFKGGKRKVEIKDEFIDTAILIDVSTSMKAQDIYPDRLRASILLTNNLIKKSKNNRFSLIIFSLEPYIQIPFTTNIDYFSFILNGLRIETNQTSLINNAISKGYSLIRRTPSKLKYILIFSDMEFWEEIDKNLIKLITGEGIRIYFFIIGTIEGGKIPIENGFLKDENGEVVITKANIEIVKKLGNINNVFFYNIDKVDFDNFNKICESIFSFKDMPKKYIIVTYKFYWLFAFFIFLLTIFYYLFYSPMLIKIKINEEFRKF, encoded by the coding sequence ATGGATAAAAAACTAATATATATTTTTATATTTTTTATTAATAATATAATGATTTTATTAATACTTTTAAGACAAAAACAATTAAGAGAAAAATATTTTAATGAGTTTAATTTTTATTTTTATAATAAGTATAAATTGTTTTTATTTAGAGTTTTTATTTTATTTATAATGAATTTTTTCTTTTTACTTTTAATGCTAGATTTTAAAGGGGGCAAAAGAAAAGTTGAGATTAAAGATGAATTTATAGATACAGCAATTTTAATAGATGTTTCAACATCTATGAAAGCTCAGGATATTTATCCTGATAGATTAAGAGCTTCTATTCTCCTTACAAATAATTTAATAAAGAAAAGTAAAAATAATAGATTTTCATTAATTATTTTTAGTTTAGAACCTTATATACAAATACCATTTACTACAAATATTGATTATTTTTCATTTATTCTAAATGGTTTAAGAATAGAAACAAATCAAACATCTCTAATAAATAATGCTATTTCCAAGGGATATTCTTTAATAAGAAGAACACCAAGTAAATTAAAATATATTCTTATTTTTTCTGATATGGAATTTTGGGAAGAGATAGATAAAAATTTAATAAAATTAATTACCGGTGAAGGGATTAGGATCTATTTTTTTATTATTGGTACAATAGAAGGTGGTAAAATTCCAATTGAAAATGGTTTCTTGAAAGATGAAAATGGCGAAGTAGTTATTACTAAGGCAAATATAGAGATTGTAAAAAAACTCGGAAATATAAATAATGTTTTTTTTTATAATATAGACAAAGTTGATTTTGATAATTTTAATAAAATTTGTGAAAGTATTTTTAGCTTTAAAGATATGCCAAAAAAGTATATAATTGTTACTTATAAATTTTACTGGCTTTTTGCTTTTTTTATTTTTTTACTAACTATTTTTTATTATCTATTTTACTCGCCAATGTTAATAAAAATAAAAATTAATGAAGAATTTAGAAAATTTTAA
- the thpR gene encoding RNA 2',3'-cyclic phosphodiesterase, with amino-acid sequence MRLFFAYDFDKESLHKLILLQKMYLSSFKNIRLTKEMNLHLTIKFIGEFDDYQLIIDKIKSIDSINSSNINLTSSIITAFPSIFNARVIVCKFDENNKLNKIYSIIEENLKYLNIKKEDRDFVPHITLARTNFPIMMKEIFFNKENFLINRLKLYKSTLTKNGPIYDVIYEF; translated from the coding sequence ATGAGATTGTTTTTTGCATATGATTTTGATAAAGAATCTTTACATAAATTGATTTTACTGCAAAAAATGTATTTATCTAGTTTTAAAAATATTAGATTAACAAAAGAGATGAATTTACATCTAACAATTAAATTTATTGGAGAATTTGACGATTACCAGTTAATTATAGATAAGATCAAAAGTATAGATTCAATTAATTCTTCAAACATTAATCTTACCTCTAGTATAATAACAGCTTTTCCTAGTATTTTTAATGCTAGAGTTATTGTTTGTAAATTTGATGAAAATAATAAGCTTAATAAAATTTATTCTATTATAGAAGAAAACTTAAAATATTTAAATATTAAAAAAGAGGATAGAGATTTTGTTCCACATATTACTTTGGCAAGAACAAATTTTCCTATAATGATGAAAGAAATTTTTTTTAATAAGGAAAATTTTTTAATAAATAGATTGAAACTTTATAAATCTACTTTAACAAAAAATGGGCCAATTTATGATGTAATTTATGAATTTTAA
- a CDS encoding DUF58 domain-containing protein, translating into MNDKILFKKLFFKIKFFSNKFLVGNYKSRFKGEGVDFVENRDYFFGDSIRNINWNLWAKFGKPYTKIFDEERGELNLVVLDFSSSMFFNSQNESKFDIALKISLTILYISLISNDKFSFLIFSDKLIKFFPFGKGEKHFYLIYNYLLGLDYVNSNNSILVDILRYLYKILKKRTNIFIISDFIVENQIQMIENLKIIDKKHNIFLFQIFDLFEIKIKKIIRNCKLIEGFNTISNVDYEEYFYNLQKNLSQNFKYYFHVSNEENVFFVLKNYFERKIK; encoded by the coding sequence ATGAATGATAAAATTTTATTTAAGAAGTTATTTTTTAAAATTAAGTTTTTTTCAAATAAATTTCTTGTTGGGAATTATAAATCTAGATTTAAAGGCGAAGGGGTAGATTTTGTTGAAAATAGAGACTATTTCTTTGGGGATTCAATTAGAAATATTAATTGGAATTTGTGGGCTAAATTTGGAAAGCCATATACAAAAATTTTTGATGAAGAAAGAGGAGAGCTAAATCTCGTTGTACTGGACTTTTCATCCTCTATGTTTTTTAATTCTCAAAATGAATCAAAATTTGATATAGCTTTAAAAATATCTTTAACAATACTTTATATTTCTTTAATAAGCAATGATAAATTTTCATTTCTTATTTTTTCAGATAAACTAATAAAATTTTTTCCATTTGGAAAAGGAGAAAAGCATTTTTATCTAATATATAACTATTTATTAGGTCTTGATTATGTAAATTCAAATAATTCTATTTTGGTTGATATCCTTAGATATTTATATAAAATATTAAAAAAAAGGACAAATATTTTTATTATTTCAGATTTTATTGTAGAAAACCAAATTCAAATGATTGAAAATTTAAAGATTATTGATAAAAAACACAATATTTTTTTATTTCAAATTTTCGACTTATTTGAAATTAAAATTAAAAAGATTATAAGAAATTGTAAATTAATAGAGGGGTTTAATACAATTTCAAATGTTGATTATGAAGAATACTTTTATAATTTACAAAAAAATCTTTCCCAAAATTTTAAATACTATTTTCATGTTTCTAATGAAGAAAATGTTTTTTTTGTATTAAAAAACTATTTTGAGAGAAAGATAAAATAG
- a CDS encoding ATP-binding protein, whose translation MLIFNKEKIKNLFNYLKDKKILIIILLFSFFISIIFMINYFNLLKLQQNVLKSEIDFNYKSLLISKYNQIISIINNVNKIIALSFYHTYYDNFIINELSKLDFIDSVIILNNYSKLLQNINEYYQKEKELIEFEKYILGQKAYENNLYELSISYFLNLINSEKDIIYIKIKSYYYLAKIYFELGNNENAIKFSYLGIKYILMKNVYDEVILSLYTILFDVFYDFNLKKNFAINIIFIKNYFNVSDDLVKSEVLSFYNRYCKKENELILSDLNANLRNNIFSIRDYFLNYYQMIKDNNILFVKKNKSYIGENFVLIIVNFKLLLNNENKNHNFFYFNLQVENDYFLENRDGFSEFDKVSLPFYKENNPIFLNLFIEKSKMVNFIAKKQFFFGFILIIMLFFTGIFSFSVIFLFFLKEYELNIMKSEFISIVSHELKTPITTIQLVTDSILRNYDKISEEKKMGYMNKIKNESQRLLYLINNLLTFTKNEKNKKYIILKEVDFILIIDEVVELFKISKKNVNFILDFSFKNMIILGDEDLLKQVVYNILDNSYKYSGEEKIIQINIYEKSNQYVCEFIDNGIGIDEDDLKKVFEKFYRGKNTLNIPGTGLGLSLIKYIIEYHGGKVLIESKKGVGTKVTLIFNKIQKNLDEEALHGK comes from the coding sequence ATGCTTATATTTAATAAAGAAAAAATTAAAAATCTTTTTAATTATTTAAAAGATAAAAAAATCTTAATAATTATATTATTATTTTCATTTTTTATTTCAATAATATTTATGATTAATTATTTTAATTTATTAAAGCTTCAACAAAATGTATTAAAAAGTGAAATTGATTTTAATTATAAAAGTTTATTAATATCAAAATATAATCAAATTATTTCAATAATAAATAATGTAAATAAAATAATTGCTCTTTCCTTTTACCATACATACTATGACAATTTTATAATAAATGAACTTTCAAAACTTGATTTTATAGATTCTGTTATTATTTTAAATAATTATTCTAAATTATTGCAGAATATAAATGAATATTATCAAAAAGAGAAGGAATTGATAGAATTTGAAAAATATATACTAGGTCAAAAAGCTTATGAAAACAATTTATATGAGTTGTCTATTTCATATTTTTTAAATCTTATTAATAGTGAAAAGGATATAATTTATATAAAAATAAAATCATATTATTATCTTGCTAAAATTTACTTTGAACTGGGTAATAATGAAAATGCCATTAAATTTTCTTATTTAGGAATAAAATATATTTTAATGAAAAATGTTTATGATGAAGTTATATTGAGTTTATACACAATACTTTTTGATGTATTTTATGACTTTAATTTAAAAAAAAATTTTGCAATAAATATAATTTTTATAAAAAACTATTTTAATGTTTCAGATGATTTGGTTAAAAGTGAAGTATTAAGTTTTTATAACAGGTATTGCAAAAAAGAAAATGAACTAATATTAAGTGATTTAAATGCGAATTTGAGAAATAACATATTTAGCATAAGAGATTACTTTCTAAATTATTATCAAATGATTAAAGATAATAATATTTTGTTTGTTAAGAAGAATAAAAGCTATATTGGGGAAAATTTTGTTTTAATAATTGTAAATTTTAAATTATTACTAAATAATGAAAATAAAAACCATAATTTCTTCTACTTTAATCTTCAGGTTGAAAATGATTATTTTTTAGAAAATAGGGATGGATTTAGTGAGTTTGATAAAGTTTCTTTACCTTTTTATAAAGAAAATAATCCAATTTTTCTAAATTTATTCATTGAGAAATCTAAGATGGTTAATTTTATAGCTAAAAAACAGTTTTTTTTTGGATTTATTTTAATTATAATGCTTTTTTTCACTGGGATTTTTTCTTTTTCAGTTATTTTTTTATTTTTTCTAAAAGAGTATGAATTAAATATTATGAAATCAGAATTTATATCTATTGTTTCTCATGAATTAAAAACTCCAATAACAACTATACAATTAGTGACTGATTCTATTTTAAGAAACTATGATAAAATATCAGAAGAAAAAAAAATGGGCTACATGAATAAAATTAAGAATGAATCTCAAAGATTACTATATTTAATTAATAATTTACTCACTTTTACTAAAAATGAAAAAAACAAAAAGTATATTATATTAAAAGAGGTTGATTTTATTTTGATTATTGATGAAGTTGTAGAATTGTTTAAGATTAGTAAAAAAAATGTTAATTTTATTCTTGATTTTTCTTTTAAAAATATGATTATTTTGGGAGATGAAGATCTATTAAAACAAGTTGTTTATAATATTTTGGATAATTCATATAAATATTCAGGAGAAGAAAAAATTATACAAATAAATATTTATGAAAAATCAAATCAATATGTTTGTGAATTTATTGATAATGGTATTGGTATAGATGAAGATGATTTGAAAAAAGTTTTTGAAAAGTTTTACAGAGGTAAAAACACTCTTAATATTCCTGGAACTGGACTTGGCCTTTCTTTAATTAAATATATAATTGAATATCATGGAGGAAAAGTTCTAATTGAATCAAAAAAGGGGGTAGGTACAAAAGTCACTTTAATTTTTAATAAAATTCAAAAAAATTTAGATGAGGAGGCTTTGCATGGGAAATAA
- a CDS encoding VWA domain-containing protein — protein sequence MKINLLVFILIIPLIIVLKIYFVDEKNYEGIFTTINIKNEKKRFYNLFGNYFFYIFFILSNIFLIIGLSNPKKPVSSIPVESKGKAIVFCIDVSSSMMALDFGDISRLDIAKNFIIDFIKKRPFDYYSVVIFAKNAFIYVPLTFDNQFVIERVSQIKIKMLDDGTAIGYGIMLAIDQIKDFEGSGKVIILFSDGNNNSGLVSPEDAAIIAKKNNILIFPIALGKQNEVSFPFKDKDGKIMIKKIDMPINFSLLYNISKITGSNIVMNPFDNLSLKNTLEKIDKLNSVVYQVQLFTYYLDNYLLYFYISYILFSIFLFLFLIYQKVEY from the coding sequence ATGAAAATTAATTTATTAGTATTTATTTTAATTATTCCATTAATTATTGTTCTAAAAATCTATTTTGTAGATGAAAAGAACTATGAAGGTATTTTTACAACCATTAATATTAAAAATGAAAAAAAAAGATTTTATAATTTGTTTGGTAATTACTTTTTTTATATATTTTTTATATTATCAAATATATTTCTTATAATAGGACTATCAAATCCTAAAAAACCTGTTTCATCAATTCCTGTTGAATCTAAAGGAAAAGCAATAGTATTTTGTATTGATGTTTCTTCCTCTATGATGGCTTTAGATTTTGGTGATATATCTAGATTAGATATAGCTAAAAATTTTATAATTGACTTTATAAAAAAGAGACCTTTTGATTATTATTCTGTAGTTATTTTTGCAAAAAATGCTTTTATTTATGTACCTTTAACATTTGATAATCAATTTGTTATTGAAAGAGTATCTCAAATAAAAATTAAGATGCTTGATGATGGAACAGCCATAGGATATGGTATAATGTTAGCTATTGATCAAATAAAAGATTTTGAAGGAAGTGGAAAAGTTATTATTTTATTCTCAGATGGTAATAATAATAGCGGATTAGTATCACCTGAGGATGCTGCTATTATTGCAAAAAAAAATAATATTTTAATATTTCCTATTGCTTTAGGTAAGCAAAATGAAGTTTCTTTTCCTTTTAAAGATAAAGATGGGAAAATAATGATTAAAAAAATAGATATGCCAATAAACTTTTCTCTTTTATATAATATCTCTAAAATAACTGGTAGTAATATAGTAATGAATCCATTTGATAATTTAAGTTTGAAAAATACTTTGGAGAAAATTGATAAACTCAATTCTGTTGTTTACCAAGTACAATTATTTACTTATTATTTAGATAATTATTTATTATATTTTTATATTTCATATATTTTATTTAGCATTTTTTTATTTTTATTTTTAATTTATCAAAAAGTTGAATATTAA
- a CDS encoding response regulator: MNILLVEDNYEFSKMVKDILEINNFIVDQAFNGQEAFRKAIENNYDLIIMDIFMPLMRGDECIYALYSVNPLQKFLIISGDIENLKEDEINRLKNMGVIKFYKKPINFNEFIRDIKELFNNE; the protein is encoded by the coding sequence ATGAATATATTATTAGTTGAAGATAATTATGAATTTTCAAAAATGGTTAAAGATATTCTTGAAATAAATAATTTTATTGTCGATCAAGCTTTTAATGGACAAGAAGCTTTTAGAAAAGCAATTGAAAACAACTATGATCTTATAATTATGGATATTTTTATGCCTTTAATGAGAGGTGATGAATGTATTTACGCTTTATATTCAGTAAATCCTTTACAAAAATTTTTAATAATTTCAGGAGATATTGAAAATCTTAAAGAAGATGAAATTAATAGGCTAAAAAATATGGGGGTTATAAAATTTTATAAAAAACCTATTAATTTTAATGAATTTATTAGAGATATAAAAGAATTATTTAATAATGAATGA
- a CDS encoding CheB methylesterase domain-containing protein, with the protein MKYDLLIIGSSTGGPKALYNIIDKFDRDLNIPILIVQHLPVSFENSFVEVLNNKSILTTKIAEDGITLEPNFIYVTKGGYQTEFQENLRIKVIENNTIGNFAPSISKTIISAIEARLKPIICILSGLSAKEDGLSGCKLAKLKNFPIIIQDKNSSLIYGMQKIIKEAGFFDYELDIFDIPKKIYEILQLS; encoded by the coding sequence ATGAAATATGATTTATTAATAATTGGTTCATCTACAGGTGGTCCCAAAGCATTATATAATATAATTGATAAGTTTGATAGGGACTTAAATATTCCTATATTGATTGTTCAACATTTGCCTGTATCATTTGAAAATTCTTTCGTAGAAGTTTTAAACAATAAATCTATTTTAACAACTAAGATTGCTGAAGATGGTATAACTTTAGAACCAAATTTTATATATGTTACTAAAGGAGGATATCAAACTGAATTTCAAGAAAACCTTAGGATAAAAGTTATTGAAAATAATACTATAGGAAACTTTGCTCCTTCTATTTCAAAAACTATAATTTCTGCTATTGAAGCTAGATTAAAACCAATAATATGCATATTGTCTGGTTTGTCTGCCAAGGAGGATGGACTTAGTGGTTGCAAATTAGCAAAATTAAAAAATTTTCCCATAATAATACAAGATAAAAATAGTTCTTTAATTTATGGAATGCAAAAAATTATAAAAGAAGCGGGTTTTTTTGATTATGAATTGGATATTTTTGATATTCCAAAAAAGATATATGAAATTTTGCAACTTAGTTAG